The following proteins are co-located in the Colletotrichum lupini chromosome 4, complete sequence genome:
- a CDS encoding phosphatidylinositol 3, which translates to MEPFSFASSESLDYPVSIRIINLEGDETPFLHSTLLEKAELRHIGSNTSSHSDLYVTVQVWAGSKPLTVPIQTAYKSFRNERRWNEWLTLPINYKTLPLNSCLAITLWDSSPAGGKQARGHAIPFGGTTLPLFDRDNQVQKGRQKCMVHRHKNADGNDNTTTPAVPRKKRDGSRKGATPTVDKDAEELERMEKLFKKHEMGEIPRVDWLDQLVFRGFEKRGLQSAKASLKTMQRQRTTNGDASTEKEGTSDGKGIVNTESHPGFSKFQLNVELPRFDFPVVFADLEYDPPPISALQHVSASQSNVMLKPPPEVQFGPGIDALDDSAGSRLMKVYDPEVGARDNPAESKHRRLVRSQHRHGVLDKDLKPNAKVRDELNLIMSYSPTHTLTPEEKDLIWKFRYHLTRDKRAVTKFVKSVNWQDQSEAKQAVQVLGRWTEIDVDDALELLGPTFDNQAVRAYAVERLRKADDHELLLYLLQLVQALKYEHIQADSSQEAIHDSSLAQFLISRAASNFLLGNYFHWYLMVECDDHSPEQGLDNRNIYRKVAYDFMTELVKQPDGVESRKTLLRQAELIAILSKISGEVKTSHESIAKKTDRVKHFLADPKNEILTIDPPLPLPLDPTMLVVGVVPDETTVFKSSLCPIKVTFKTSTGKKYPIIFKTGDDLRQDQLVIQIITLMDQLLQKENLDLKLSPYKILATSTTAGASQFVPSVSFQSIASKFRNNPALTYLKSNNPDDRQPLGLRQETLDTYIKSCAGYCVITYILGVGDRHLDNLLLAPDGHFFHADFGFILGRDPKPFAPVMKLSKEMVDCMGGVNSEHFKQFKQYCFLAYTALRKSSNLILNLFSLMVDANIPDIRLEPDKAVLKVRERFHLELTEEESMLFFERIIEDTLGAIAPVVIDKLHELVQAFRN; encoded by the exons ATGGAGCCATTTTCATTTGCCAGCTCCGAGTCTCTAGACTATCCAGTCAGCATCCGCAT tattaatctagaGGGCGACGAAACACCATTTCTGCATTCCACTTTATTGGAAAAGGCCGAGCTGAGACATATCGGCTCTAACACAAG CTCGCACTCCGATCTCTACGTCACCGTGCAAGTATGGGCCGGCTCGAAGCCGTTGACAGTACCTATCCAGACGGCATACAAATCGTTTCGCAATGAGAGGAG ATGGAACGAATGGCTCACTCTGCCGATCAACTACAAAACCCTCCCTCTAAACTCCTGCTTAGCCATCACATTATGGGACTCATCACCAGCTGGTGGAAAACAAGCGAGAGGCCATGCGATCCCCTTCGGCGGCACAACGCTCCCACTGTTCGACCGAGACAATCAGGTGCAGAAGGGCCGGCAGAAATGCATGGTCCACCGACACAAGAATGCCGATGGGAATGACAATACCACTACGCCTGCGGTTCCGCGGAAGAAACGGGACGGCTCGAGGAAAGGAGCCACTCCAACGGTAGATAAGGATGCTGAAGAGCTGGAGCGCATGGAGAAGCTATTCAAGAAACACGAAATGGGCGAGATACCTAGAGTCGACTGGCTTGATCAGCTTGTCTTCCGTGGCTTTGAGAAGCGCGGACTACAATCGGCAAAAGCATCACTCAAGACTATGCAACGCCAGAGGACGACAAATGGAGATGCATCGACCGAAAAGGAGGGAACTTCAGACGGCAAGGGTATCGTGAACACCGAATCCCATCCTGGGTTTTCCAAGTTCCAGCTCAACGTGGAGTTGCCGCGATTCGACTTCCCAGTTGTATTTGCGGACCTAGAATATGATCCTCCGCCGATTTCGGCGCTTCAGCATGTGTCTGCTTCTCAGTCTAACGTAATGTTGAAGCCGCCGCCCGAAGTGCAGTTTGGTCCTGGTATCGACGCGCTTGACGATTCAGCTGGGAGTCGATTGATGAAGGTTTATGACCCTGAGGTTGGTGCTCGCGACAATCCAGCCGAAAGCAAGCACAGAAGGCTTGTTAGAAGTCAGCATCGCCACGGGGTTCTCGATAAGGATCTCAAACCAAATGCCAAGGTCCGAGATGAGCTGAATCTCATCATGTCGTATTCGCCAACGCACACTTTAACCCCGGAGGAGAAGGATTTAATCTGGAAATTCCGCTATCATCTCACTCGAGACAAACGGGCTGTTACCAAGTTTGTGAAATCAGTCAACTGGCAGGATCAAAGCGAAGCCAAGCAGGCAGTGCAAGTCTTGGGACGCTGGACCGAAATCGACGTCGACGATGCTTTAGAGTTGCTTGGCCCCACCTTCGACAACCAAGCTGTTCGAGCGTATGCTGTGGAAAGACTACGTAAGGCGGATGATCATGAGCTGCTCCTTTATCTGCTGCAATTGGTGCAAGCCTTGAAATACGAGCATATCCAGGCCGACTCTTCCCAGGAGGCCATTCATGATTCGTCTCTGGCTCAATTCTTGATATCCCGAGCAGCCAGTAACTTCCTTCTTGGCAACTACTTCCATTGGTACCTGATGGTCGAATGCGACGATCACAGCCCAGAGCAGGGATTGGATAACCGCAACATCTACCGAAAGGTGGCCTACGACTTCATGACTGAACTAGTGAAGCAACCGGATGGAGTCGAATCGAGAAAAACACTCTTGAGACAGGCTGAGTTGATTGCCATCTTGTCCAAAATTTCTGGGGAAGTCAAAACGTCACACGAATCCATCGCCAAAAAGACTGACCGCGTCAAACACTTCTTGGCAGATCCAAAGAATGAAATTCTGACAATTGACCCGCCATTGCCTTTGCCGCTCGACCCTACTATGCTAGTGGTCGGGGTGGTACCTGACGAGACGACGGTCTTTAAGTCATCTCTTTGCCCAATCAAGGTCACCTTCAAAACCAGCACCGGCAAGAAGTATCCCATCATCTTCAAGACTGGTGACGACCTGCGCCAGGACCAGTTGGTCATTCAAATCATTACTCTCATGGACCAACTACTGCAGAAAGAAAATTTGGATTTGAAGCTGTCTCCCTACAAAATTCTGGCTACCAGCACAACAGCAGGCGCCTCTCAATTTGTTCCATCCGTCAGCTTCCAAAGCATTGCTTCGAAATTCAGGAACAACCCAGCACTGACCTACTTGAAATCCAACAACCCAGACGACCGGCAACCCCTAGGTCTACGTCAAGAAACTCTGGACACCTATATCAAGTCTTGCGCAGGATACTGCGTGATTACCTACATTCTAGGGGTCGGCGATCGGCATCTGGATAACCTTCTCCTCGCCCCGGACGGCCATTTCTTCCACGCCGACTTTGGATTCATTCTTGGCCGAGATCCAAAGCCATTTGCACCGGTCATGAAGCTCTCAAAGGAAATGGTCGACTGTATGGGCGGAGTCAACTCAGAGCACTTCAAACAGTTCAAGCAGTACTGCTTCCTGGCATACACTGCTTTGCGTAAATCCTCCAATCTTATTCTCAACTTGTTTAGCTTGATGGTGGACGCGAACATTCCTGACATTCGACTTGAGCCTGACAAGGCGGTGCTGAAGGTTCGTGAACGATTTCACCTGGAACTTACAGAGGAGGAGTCAATGCTGTTCTTCGAGAGGATCATCGAAGACACTCTCGGAGCCATTGCTCCGGTTGTCATTGACAAGCTGCATGAGCTCGTGCAGGCTTTCCGAAACTGA